The genomic DNA TATTTTCGCCCTTCTCGTGCGACCAACTGCTATGTCGGACAACGATACGACACGACGCCGAGTTCTGAAGATCGCAGGCGGCACGACAGTGGTTGCACTCGCCGGCTGTCTCGGCAGCGAGGACGGCAGCGACGGCTCGTCCGGAAACGACTCGATGAATAATGAATCCATGACCGACGATTCGATGGAGGAATCTCGTACGATGGACCCGGAGGAGGCACCTCGCGCGGAGATCGACCGGTTCAGCGAGGAGGCAGGGACGCTGATGGTGCGTAACGAGATGAACGACCTGCCGGACCCCGACGACCCCATCGACTTCGATCGGGGGCCGTTCATCACGCAGGGACTCGGTCCCGGCGGCGAGGCCGTCGAGTACTACAATTTCGACGTGCAGCCGGTCGAGCCCGCGCCCATCTACGCGTTCTTCCGGGAGAACGGCGATCCGGTCGAGAACCAGCGCAACGTCATCGACGTGATTCCCGGTGACGAGGGGTACAACGATTTCTGGCACGTCCACGAGGTCACGGTCCCCGACGACTACGAGGCCAACACGGTGACAAGCGGCGCCGATCTGATGGAACACGACGTCGAGATCACGCCCACTGACAGCATCAAGAATTGTCCAGTCGTCCCCGACGGCTCCACAGCCACCAAACGCGCAGGCGACGAGGATGAGGGACTGATCGAGGGCTGGTACGACGGGAAGGTCGTCAGTTACTTTCTCTTCGAGGAGGCACCGCTCGAGGCGACCGACGGCAACGAGGTGCCGGTTTCGCCCATCTACGTCTCCTTCAACACGAACCCCGACGAGGATGGCGGTGGCCCGCAGTCGGGGTTCATGACCGAGGCGATGAGCGACCAAACGCACAACGTAGTCGCCTCGCTGCCGGGCGACGGGAGCTACTCGCCGCTATGGACGGTCAACGTTTACGACAACGCCGATTTCGAGGGCGTTTCGGACCTCGATACGGCCACCTCGGCGACCATCCTCGACACCGACACCGCCACCGTCAACTGTCCCGTCGTCTCCGTGGGGATGGAGTGAACCGATGAGCGAGAGGCGGACATAACGATGGTGGACTATCCATCCCGCAACGCTGTCGCGTTCGCGACGCTCGCGGGCATGACCGGCGTCGCCGGATCCTACATGGCGGCGGGATACTCCCGGGAGTTCCTCGTCGCGCCCATCGACGACCTTGTCGTCAGGACCACGCCGGGACCAATCGTCGCCTGGACGATAGAGAACGTCGGCGAACAGGGACATCTGCTGCACATTGCGCTTTCGTTCGGTATCGCAACTGGATTGCTCGCGGGCGCTGCGATCATCGGGCTTCACGTTGCTCGAGGATGCGAGCGGCCCGTGATCGGTGTTGGCCTGTCCGGCGTCCTGGCGTGGAGTCTGACTGCCATGATTACAGCAGAGCCACTACTCGCAGTCGGTGCTGCTGGGCCCGTAACCGTATTTACCGCCGTTGGCGCCACGCCGCTCGCCGCTCCCGAACGTGACCCGTCGCGGCGGCGTGCACTCGTCTCGAGCGTGAGCGCTTTGGCCTTCGTCGGCACAGCTATCGGCTTCCGCCGATTGACGACTGACGACGACACCGTCGGCGGCGAGCCACTCGACGAAATCACCGATAGCGGAAACGGGACGACGGACGACGTGGAAGCCACGCTGATGCGAGAGGCCGAAGCGAAGTCCCTCGACATCCGTGGCGACGTTCCGGGACTCGTGAGCACGTTCGAGGAGTTCTACAACGTCGATATAGCGGAGTTCGACCCGACCCTCTCGCCCGACGACTGGTCGCTGACGATCACCGGGGAAGTCGGTGACGGCGTAACCGTTACGTTCGATGAACTGACGGATATGCCGACCGAGCGGCGGTTCGTGACGCTACGGTGTGTCGGCGAGGGGCTGAACGGGCAGAAGCTGGACAACGCCGTCTGGACCGGGACGCCGATCAAACCACTCCTCGAGGAGGCCGACCCCGAGGGCGAGTGTGCGTGTGCGATGCTTCGTGCGGAAGACGGGTACTTCGTCCAGTTCCCGATCGAGGCCCTCGAAGACGGCTTACTCGCGTGGGGGATGAACGGCCGATCGCTCCCCCAGTCTCACGGCCATCCGGTGCGCGTGCTGATTCCGGGACACTGGGGCGAGACGAACGTCAAGTGGCTCACCGAGATCGAACTCCTCGACGAGGAGATGGACGGCTACTGGGAACAGCGTGGTTGGCACGGCACCGGGCCGGTCAACACCGTCGCCAAACTCTGGAGCGACACCGTCCGTGACAGCGAGAACGTCGAGGTAGCCGGCCACGCCTACGCCGGGACGCGTGGCATCGAGCGCGTGGAAGTCTCGGTTGACGGGGGCGGCACCTGGCGGGACGCGGAACTCTCGGAGCCGCTCCCCGGGATCGACGTGTGGCGACAGTGGCGCTACGAGTTCGAACCCGACGGCAGCCACGAGGTCGTGGTCCGGGCGATCGACGGCGAGGGGACCCTCCAGCCCGAAGAGCGGACGGACGCGTTCCCGAGTGGGGCGACCGGCTGGGTCACGAAAACGGTACACGGATGAACGCCGGACTCATAATCCCCCGATACGATGGCACGCACGGATGGAGAAGGCACTTTGGTATCTCTTGGTTGGCACCCGTGGCGGCGAGAACCGTGCGCGCATCATCGCCGCCCTCGATGACCGTCCCCGGAACGCCAACCAGCTCGCGGAGTGCCTCGACGTCGATTACAATACCGTGAGACACCACCTCGACATGTTACAGGAACACGACGTTATCGAATCCGGTGGCAACGAGTACGGGAAGTTGTACTTCCTGACCGATCGGTTCGAGCGACACCGCGAGGAGTTCGAAACCGTTCTGGAGGCGATG from Natrinema salaciae includes the following:
- a CDS encoding molybdopterin-dependent oxidoreductase; this encodes MVDYPSRNAVAFATLAGMTGVAGSYMAAGYSREFLVAPIDDLVVRTTPGPIVAWTIENVGEQGHLLHIALSFGIATGLLAGAAIIGLHVARGCERPVIGVGLSGVLAWSLTAMITAEPLLAVGAAGPVTVFTAVGATPLAAPERDPSRRRALVSSVSALAFVGTAIGFRRLTTDDDTVGGEPLDEITDSGNGTTDDVEATLMREAEAKSLDIRGDVPGLVSTFEEFYNVDIAEFDPTLSPDDWSLTITGEVGDGVTVTFDELTDMPTERRFVTLRCVGEGLNGQKLDNAVWTGTPIKPLLEEADPEGECACAMLRAEDGYFVQFPIEALEDGLLAWGMNGRSLPQSHGHPVRVLIPGHWGETNVKWLTEIELLDEEMDGYWEQRGWHGTGPVNTVAKLWSDTVRDSENVEVAGHAYAGTRGIERVEVSVDGGGTWRDAELSEPLPGIDVWRQWRYEFEPDGSHEVVVRAIDGEGTLQPEERTDAFPSGATGWVTKTVHG
- a CDS encoding winged helix-turn-helix domain-containing protein, with product MEKALWYLLVGTRGGENRARIIAALDDRPRNANQLAECLDVDYNTVRHHLDMLQEHDVIESGGNEYGKLYFLTDRFERHREEFETVLEAM